In Amyelois transitella isolate CPQ chromosome 28, ilAmyTran1.1, whole genome shotgun sequence, the following are encoded in one genomic region:
- the LOC106137550 gene encoding lysosomal alpha-mannosidase isoform X1 — MKNMETVWRGDDVLGKSSDIFTGVLYNTYSPPPGFCFDVLCNDEPIIDDVESPMYNVDKRITDFLEYATQQSQCYRTNNIAVTMGGDFTYQDASMWFVNMDKLITHANLKAAKEGQNVTLFYSTPDCYLKAVKDANPTLPTKQDDFFPYASDPNAFWTGYFTSRPTTKYFEREGNNYLQVAKQLLVLANLEEHNMFVLDELKSAMGVMQHHDAVTGTEKQHVTHDYERLLDQAIEDSLLIPRHAINKITQGDAPSPPVLNMDRCKYNESSCITSERADNLVVTIYNPLAWEVTEPIRIPVVTRNSQTYEVYDPNGKIIQSQLLPIANAVINIPTRKSTANNEVLIMPTLPPLGYRSYYLKKTNSRSKRNTKKSKEINYYNMNDYWKSIHEENVIDIKNIDDSDVLIVKGDIPDAPAKDLVRNVNVGVIDFGVLKDRDSVKDVEEFEKLVEEELALRKDVKEMSRRAKDAVFPKLNDEEMRMLSDEPQIVEMVSDSVMQVEPAQISVGDSGMTYQEKDTTVAIGYYYYPGCVGDNRGANRSSGAYIFRPNATEPVKVNIKLDGYISGPIVRETRVSGDNFASTLRSYDNYFEMDTVVGPIDVNDDTGKEYVVKYTTNIINNGEFYTDSNARQLLKRKLNQRPQWNVSLEEPIAGNYYPVTNFISISDDGKKFAIVTDRSEGGTSLSEGEIELMLHRRLLHDDAFGVDEALNETANGVGLVTRITHRGLINRNAHDVRKVALQMSLHPRVFVSDPKMSMKNWLNLKNEYSWLNNKLPDGLHLLTLEPWREDLLLRFENINEVESSLNVDLDKLFKNIKVKSLEETTLAANRLLKDYKKWEWKTENRFSRSFNENYGNFKNKILSEDADLKNEDDGLKINLKSKQIRTFIVKYDYV; from the exons ATGAAGAATATGGAGACGGTGTGGAGGGGAGACGATGTTTTGG GTAAATCATCGGACATATTCACCGGAGTATTGTACAACACATACTCCCCCCCGCCTGGTTTCTGCTTCGACGTTTTGTGCAATGACGAGCCGATCATTGATGATGTCGAATCGCCGATGTACAACGTTGATAAGCGG ATCACCGATTTCCTGGAGTACGCGACACAACAGTCTCAATGCTATAGAACGAACAACATCGCTGTAACCATGGGGGGTGATTTTACCTATCAAGATGCGTCGATGTGGTTTGTCAACATGGATAAGTTAATTAC ACATGCCAATCTAAAAGCGGCTAAAGAAGGTCAGAACGTGACCTTGTTCTACTCGACACCGGATTGTTATCTCAAAGCTGTAAAGGACGCCAA tccaaCTTTGCCGACGAAGCAGGACGATTTCTTTCCGTATGCGAGCGATCCTAACGCGTTCTGGACGGGTTATTTCACATCGAGACCCACAACTAAATATTTCGAGAGGGAGGGCAATAATTATTTgcag gTGGCAAAACAACTCCTAGTGTTGGCCAATTTGGAGGAACACAACATGTTTGTGCTGGACGAATTGAAAAGTGCTATGG gcGTCATGCAGCATCATGACGCGGTGACAGGAACTGAGAAACAGCATGTAACGCATGATTACGAGAGACTTTTGGATCAGGCTATTGAGGACTCATTGCTCATACCAAGACATGCTATCAA taAAATAACACAAGGCGACGCCCCGTCTCCGCCCGTACTGAACATGGACCGGTGTAAATACAACGAGTCTAGTTGTATAACGTCCGAACGCGCCGACAATTTGGTG gtaacTATATATAACCCGCTAGCTTGGGAGGTCACTGAACCCATCAGGATACCAGTGGTCACGCGAAATAGTCAGACCTATGAGGTGTATGACCCTAATG gtaaaataattcaaagcCAATTACTGCCCATCGCTAATGCAGTCATAAACATACCGACACGAAAAAGCACAGCTAACAATGAAGTCCTAATCATGCCGACTTTACCGCCATTAGGATACAGATcttattatctaaaaaaaaccAATTCAAGATCAAAACGAAACACTAAAAagtcaaaagaaataaattattacaacatGAACGACTATTGGAAGAGTATTCACGAAGAAAATgtgattgatataaaaaatattgatgattcCGATGTTTTGATAGTGAAAGGTGATATACCCGACGCTCCAGCTAAAGATTTGGTGAGGAATGTTAATGTGGGTGTCATAGATTTTGGCGTTTTGAAAGACAGAGACAGTGTTAAAGATGTTGAGGAATTCGAGAAGTTAGTTGAAGAGGAATTGGCTCTGAGGAAAGATGTGAAAGAAATGAGCAGAAGAGCTAAAGATGCTGTTTTTCCGAAATTGAATGATGAAGAAATGAGGATGCTTTCTGATGAGCCACAAATTGTTGAGATGGTCTCCGATAGCGTAATGCAGGTTGAG CCCGCTCAAATATCGGTCGGCGATTCTGGTATGACATATCAGGAGAAAGATACAACAGTTGCCATTGGCTATTATTACTATCCAGGTTGTGTTGGTGATAATCGTGGAGCCAACAGGTCTTCTGGTGCTTACATCTTCAGACCCAACGCTACGGAACCTGTAAAAGTCAATATTAAACTAGATGGGTACATAAGCGGCCCTATAGTAAGAGAAACGCGAGTAAGCGGCGACAATTTCGCTAGCACGCTAAGATCATACGACAATTACTTCGAAATGGACACTGTGGTCGGCCCTATAGATGTCAACGATGATACAGGCAAAGAATATGTAGTTAAATATAcgacaaatattattaataacggCGAGTTTTACACAGATTCAAACGCTAGACAGTTGTTGAAGAGAAAATTGAATCAGAGACCGCAATGGAACGTGTCACTGGAAGAGCCGATAGCTGGCAATTATTATCCGGTCACTAATTTCATTTCTATAAGTGATGATGGTAAAAAATTCGCTATAGTTACTGATAGATCGGAAGGTGGCACGTCTTTGTCTGAAGGTGAAATTGAATTAATGTTACACAGACGATTGTTACATGATGACGCTTTTGGCGTCGACGAAGCGCTGAATGAAACTGCTAACGGTGTAGGTCTGGTCACAAGAATAACTCATAGAGGTTTGATAAACAGGAATGCTCATGATGTGAGAAAGGTTGCGTTGCAAATGAGTTTACATCCCAGAGTTTTTGTATCTGATCCCAAAATGAGCATGAAGAATTggttgaatttaaaaaatgaatacagttggttgaataataaattgccTGATGGTCTCCATTTGTTGACTTTGGAACCGTGGCGTGAAGATCTTCTGTTAAGATTTGAAAATATCAACGAAGTTGAATCTTCATTGAATGTGGATTTggataaattgtttaaaaatatcaaagtcAAGTCTTTGGAAGAGACGACTTTAGCGGCGAATAGATTGTtgaaagattataaaaaatgggAATGGAAGACAGAGAACAGATTTTCGAGGAGTTTCAATGAGAATTATGgtaatttcaaaaacaaaatattatccGAAGATGCTGATTTGAAGAATGAAGATGACGggcttaaaattaatttgaaatcgAAGCAGATTAGgacttttattgttaaatatgaTTATGtgtga
- the LOC106137545 gene encoding uncharacterized protein LOC106137545 codes for MSFSLRRMLSNISYFNKPEDDDRKSPDVIPSKRRLKYVYTDVSDNIDFDRVEADSTSKQCATSLKLPESIKNYAAKKGSLSDTDILTVTLGSPKKGKKCKKLKLDIKKASKSMTDAVDESDSSNNVENTPKHVLLDCNSEDIFSQKFQEFDLDRSFDIFDAMSDESLDIESLTEHSDTDMSIVSEKESIQMCRKVEHDGEMDNELIPSASPESFGDVEVERNEEDRVTLLLNYQMRLEKIDNVLQKLLSEFQFHIEVSKVFTCKSIVSTLPGTDISKIPKILGEVAYIDNVKADSPIESWNIVMETQDTVTKHKVKEQLLAMRQNIDEFVDVYLQNRDTRKKLKGRSITFDLSKKPKPMKRKISIKKKHRHFDYPDYRDALLRLFSCEDLENTRLTHMSCSDESEISKCGCQCHQSSSESIIDSGLNNKEESMSSQSITSSIGNFSLDNSTLTAYSESLDQIVSYNSFQDTSLYSTLLQKAAIERITFYVQVHSIQLKCESSEQEFESKSTILFDCPVCKTVENEENGLLKHILSQSHCEKIHFQYKTAYIKKCVAAGKEIMPSTVLNPMRMYRDDNKIVCFGDAMYACSLCFENLIVGESVLMAHCADAEHIDRRAKLCEILE; via the coding sequence atgtcgtTTTCATTGCGTCGTATGCTTTCGaacataagttatttcaaTAAGCCAGAAGATGACGATAGAAAAAGTCCCGACGTGATTCCATCAAAGCGAAGGCTGAAATATGTCTACACCGATGTCTCTGATAACATAGATTTTGACCGCGTCGAAGCGGATTCTACTTCCAAACAATGCGCTACAAGCCTAAAACTTCCAGAATCCATTAAAAACTATGCAGCAAAGAAAGGTTCTTTGTCAGACACCGACATTCTCACTGTTACTTTGGGATCCCCCAAAAAAGGgaaaaaatgcaaaaagttAAAGTTGGACATCAAAAAAGCGAGCAAATCGATGACGGACGCAGTCGACGAGTCAGATAGCTCCAATAACGTTGAAAACACGCCTAAACATGTACTCTTGGATTGCAACAGCGAGGATATCTTCAGTCAAAAGTTTCAGGAATTCGACTTGGATCGTTCTTTCGATATCTTTGATGCGATGTCTGATGAGTCTTTGGATATAGAATCTCTAACGGAACATTCCGATACGGATATGTCAATTGTCTCGGAAAAGGAGAGCATCCAAATGTGTCGCAAGGTTGAACATGACGGAGAAATGGACAACGAGTTGATACCGTCTGCCAGTCCGGAGTCGTTCGGAGATGTCGaggttgagaggaatgaagaGGACCGCGTGACACTGCTACTGAACTATCAGATGAGGTTGGAAAAGATTGATAATGTACTTCAAAAACTTTTGTCCGAATTTCAGTTTCATATCGAAGTTTCTAAAGTCTTTACGTGCAAGTCTATAGTCAGCACATTACCTGGGACTGACATTAGTAAAATCCCAAAGATTTTGGGTGAAGTAGCTTATATAGATAACGTTAAAGCAGACAGTCCTATTGAATCTTGGAATATTGTTATGGAAACGCAAGATACTGTAACGAAACACAAAGTCAAAGAGCAACTTCTCGCTATGCGTCAGAATATAGATGAGTTCGTCGACGTATACCTGCAAAATCGGGACACACGGAAGAAGTTGAAAGGTAGAAGTATCACGTTCGACCTGAGTAAGAAACCGAAGCCCATGAAACGGAAAATAAGCATCAAGAAGAAACACAGACATTTCGACTACCCTGATTATCGTGATGCGTTACTCCGCCTGTTCTCATGTGAAGATCTTGAAAACACACGGCTCACCCACATGTCATGTTCAGATGAATCTGAAATTTCCAAGTGTGGTTGCCAATGCCACCAAAGTTCTTCGGAATCTATCATCGATTCTGGACTCAATAACAAAGAAGAATCTATGTCAAGTCAGTCTATCACCTCATCGATTGGCAATTTCAGCCTTGACAATTCAACGTTAACAGCTTACTCGGAATCGTTAGATCAAATCGTGAGTTACAACAGTTTCCAAGACACGAGTCTCTACAGCACTCTACTCCAGAAAGCGGCAATTGAAAGAATCACATTCTACGTACAAGTGCACAGCATCCAGTTGAAATGTGAGTCGTCTGAGCAAGAGTTCGAATCAAAAAGCACCATATTGTTTGACTGTCCAGTGTGCAAAACCGTTGAGAACGAGGAGAACGGCCTCTTGAAGCACATTCTGAGTCAAAGTCACTgtgaaaaaatacattttcagtATAAAACtgcgtatataaaaaaatgcgtTGCGGCAGGCAAGGAAATAATGCCCAGCACTGTGCTTAATCCGATGAGGATGTATCgggatgataataaaattgtatgtttCGGTGATGCGATGTACGCTTGCTCGTTGTGCTTTGAGAACCTGATTGTGGGCGAGTCCGTGCTGATGGCACACTGTGCTGATGCGGAACACATTGATAGGAGAGCGAAGCTTTGCGAAATCTTAGAATGA
- the LOC106137550 gene encoding lysosomal alpha-mannosidase isoform X2, which translates to MKNMETVWRGDDVLGKSSDIFTGVLYNTYSPPPGFCFDVLCNDEPIIDDVESPMYNVDKRVSDFLSISLNMSRVYRSQNILVTMGEDFQYQDAAMWYKNLDKLIQHANLKAAKEGQNVTLFYSTPDCYLKAVKDANPTLPTKQDDFFPYASDPNAFWTGYFTSRPTTKYFEREGNNYLQVAKQLLVLANLEEHNMFVLDELKSAMGVMQHHDAVTGTEKQHVTHDYERLLDQAIEDSLLIPRHAINKITQGDAPSPPVLNMDRCKYNESSCITSERADNLVVTIYNPLAWEVTEPIRIPVVTRNSQTYEVYDPNGKIIQSQLLPIANAVINIPTRKSTANNEVLIMPTLPPLGYRSYYLKKTNSRSKRNTKKSKEINYYNMNDYWKSIHEENVIDIKNIDDSDVLIVKGDIPDAPAKDLVRNVNVGVIDFGVLKDRDSVKDVEEFEKLVEEELALRKDVKEMSRRAKDAVFPKLNDEEMRMLSDEPQIVEMVSDSVMQVEPAQISVGDSGMTYQEKDTTVAIGYYYYPGCVGDNRGANRSSGAYIFRPNATEPVKVNIKLDGYISGPIVRETRVSGDNFASTLRSYDNYFEMDTVVGPIDVNDDTGKEYVVKYTTNIINNGEFYTDSNARQLLKRKLNQRPQWNVSLEEPIAGNYYPVTNFISISDDGKKFAIVTDRSEGGTSLSEGEIELMLHRRLLHDDAFGVDEALNETANGVGLVTRITHRGLINRNAHDVRKVALQMSLHPRVFVSDPKMSMKNWLNLKNEYSWLNNKLPDGLHLLTLEPWREDLLLRFENINEVESSLNVDLDKLFKNIKVKSLEETTLAANRLLKDYKKWEWKTENRFSRSFNENYGNFKNKILSEDADLKNEDDGLKINLKSKQIRTFIVKYDYV; encoded by the exons ATGAAGAATATGGAGACGGTGTGGAGGGGAGACGATGTTTTGG GTAAATCATCGGACATATTCACCGGAGTATTGTACAACACATACTCCCCCCCGCCTGGTTTCTGCTTCGACGTTTTGTGCAATGACGAGCCGATCATTGATGATGTCGAATCGCCGATGTACAACGTTGATAAGCGG GTGTCAGACTTTTTGTCAATAAGTCTGAACATGTCACGAGTGTACCGCTCTCAAAATATCCTGGTCACAATGGGGGAAGACTTCCAGTATCAAGATGCGGCTATGTGGTACAAGAATTTGGACAAACTTATACA ACATGCCAATCTAAAAGCGGCTAAAGAAGGTCAGAACGTGACCTTGTTCTACTCGACACCGGATTGTTATCTCAAAGCTGTAAAGGACGCCAA tccaaCTTTGCCGACGAAGCAGGACGATTTCTTTCCGTATGCGAGCGATCCTAACGCGTTCTGGACGGGTTATTTCACATCGAGACCCACAACTAAATATTTCGAGAGGGAGGGCAATAATTATTTgcag gTGGCAAAACAACTCCTAGTGTTGGCCAATTTGGAGGAACACAACATGTTTGTGCTGGACGAATTGAAAAGTGCTATGG gcGTCATGCAGCATCATGACGCGGTGACAGGAACTGAGAAACAGCATGTAACGCATGATTACGAGAGACTTTTGGATCAGGCTATTGAGGACTCATTGCTCATACCAAGACATGCTATCAA taAAATAACACAAGGCGACGCCCCGTCTCCGCCCGTACTGAACATGGACCGGTGTAAATACAACGAGTCTAGTTGTATAACGTCCGAACGCGCCGACAATTTGGTG gtaacTATATATAACCCGCTAGCTTGGGAGGTCACTGAACCCATCAGGATACCAGTGGTCACGCGAAATAGTCAGACCTATGAGGTGTATGACCCTAATG gtaaaataattcaaagcCAATTACTGCCCATCGCTAATGCAGTCATAAACATACCGACACGAAAAAGCACAGCTAACAATGAAGTCCTAATCATGCCGACTTTACCGCCATTAGGATACAGATcttattatctaaaaaaaaccAATTCAAGATCAAAACGAAACACTAAAAagtcaaaagaaataaattattacaacatGAACGACTATTGGAAGAGTATTCACGAAGAAAATgtgattgatataaaaaatattgatgattcCGATGTTTTGATAGTGAAAGGTGATATACCCGACGCTCCAGCTAAAGATTTGGTGAGGAATGTTAATGTGGGTGTCATAGATTTTGGCGTTTTGAAAGACAGAGACAGTGTTAAAGATGTTGAGGAATTCGAGAAGTTAGTTGAAGAGGAATTGGCTCTGAGGAAAGATGTGAAAGAAATGAGCAGAAGAGCTAAAGATGCTGTTTTTCCGAAATTGAATGATGAAGAAATGAGGATGCTTTCTGATGAGCCACAAATTGTTGAGATGGTCTCCGATAGCGTAATGCAGGTTGAG CCCGCTCAAATATCGGTCGGCGATTCTGGTATGACATATCAGGAGAAAGATACAACAGTTGCCATTGGCTATTATTACTATCCAGGTTGTGTTGGTGATAATCGTGGAGCCAACAGGTCTTCTGGTGCTTACATCTTCAGACCCAACGCTACGGAACCTGTAAAAGTCAATATTAAACTAGATGGGTACATAAGCGGCCCTATAGTAAGAGAAACGCGAGTAAGCGGCGACAATTTCGCTAGCACGCTAAGATCATACGACAATTACTTCGAAATGGACACTGTGGTCGGCCCTATAGATGTCAACGATGATACAGGCAAAGAATATGTAGTTAAATATAcgacaaatattattaataacggCGAGTTTTACACAGATTCAAACGCTAGACAGTTGTTGAAGAGAAAATTGAATCAGAGACCGCAATGGAACGTGTCACTGGAAGAGCCGATAGCTGGCAATTATTATCCGGTCACTAATTTCATTTCTATAAGTGATGATGGTAAAAAATTCGCTATAGTTACTGATAGATCGGAAGGTGGCACGTCTTTGTCTGAAGGTGAAATTGAATTAATGTTACACAGACGATTGTTACATGATGACGCTTTTGGCGTCGACGAAGCGCTGAATGAAACTGCTAACGGTGTAGGTCTGGTCACAAGAATAACTCATAGAGGTTTGATAAACAGGAATGCTCATGATGTGAGAAAGGTTGCGTTGCAAATGAGTTTACATCCCAGAGTTTTTGTATCTGATCCCAAAATGAGCATGAAGAATTggttgaatttaaaaaatgaatacagttggttgaataataaattgccTGATGGTCTCCATTTGTTGACTTTGGAACCGTGGCGTGAAGATCTTCTGTTAAGATTTGAAAATATCAACGAAGTTGAATCTTCATTGAATGTGGATTTggataaattgtttaaaaatatcaaagtcAAGTCTTTGGAAGAGACGACTTTAGCGGCGAATAGATTGTtgaaagattataaaaaatgggAATGGAAGACAGAGAACAGATTTTCGAGGAGTTTCAATGAGAATTATGgtaatttcaaaaacaaaatattatccGAAGATGCTGATTTGAAGAATGAAGATGACGggcttaaaattaatttgaaatcgAAGCAGATTAGgacttttattgttaaatatgaTTATGtgtga
- the LOC106137550 gene encoding lysosomal alpha-mannosidase isoform X3, with translation MKNMETVWRGDDVLGKSSDIFTGVLYNTYSPPPGFCFDVLCNDEPIIDDVESPMYNVDKRVSQFIEVAYKMADAYRTSNILVTMGDDFQYQDAAMWFVNLEKLIEHANLKAAKEGQNVTLFYSTPDCYLKAVKDANPTLPTKQDDFFPYASDPNAFWTGYFTSRPTTKYFEREGNNYLQVAKQLLVLANLEEHNMFVLDELKSAMGVMQHHDAVTGTEKQHVTHDYERLLDQAIEDSLLIPRHAINKITQGDAPSPPVLNMDRCKYNESSCITSERADNLVVTIYNPLAWEVTEPIRIPVVTRNSQTYEVYDPNGKIIQSQLLPIANAVINIPTRKSTANNEVLIMPTLPPLGYRSYYLKKTNSRSKRNTKKSKEINYYNMNDYWKSIHEENVIDIKNIDDSDVLIVKGDIPDAPAKDLVRNVNVGVIDFGVLKDRDSVKDVEEFEKLVEEELALRKDVKEMSRRAKDAVFPKLNDEEMRMLSDEPQIVEMVSDSVMQVEPAQISVGDSGMTYQEKDTTVAIGYYYYPGCVGDNRGANRSSGAYIFRPNATEPVKVNIKLDGYISGPIVRETRVSGDNFASTLRSYDNYFEMDTVVGPIDVNDDTGKEYVVKYTTNIINNGEFYTDSNARQLLKRKLNQRPQWNVSLEEPIAGNYYPVTNFISISDDGKKFAIVTDRSEGGTSLSEGEIELMLHRRLLHDDAFGVDEALNETANGVGLVTRITHRGLINRNAHDVRKVALQMSLHPRVFVSDPKMSMKNWLNLKNEYSWLNNKLPDGLHLLTLEPWREDLLLRFENINEVESSLNVDLDKLFKNIKVKSLEETTLAANRLLKDYKKWEWKTENRFSRSFNENYGNFKNKILSEDADLKNEDDGLKINLKSKQIRTFIVKYDYV, from the exons ATGAAGAATATGGAGACGGTGTGGAGGGGAGACGATGTTTTGG GTAAATCATCGGACATATTCACCGGAGTATTGTACAACACATACTCCCCCCCGCCTGGTTTCTGCTTCGACGTTTTGTGCAATGACGAGCCGATCATTGATGATGTCGAATCGCCGATGTACAACGTTGATAAGCGG GTGAGCCAGTTCATCGAGGTTgcctacaaaatggcggacgcTTATCGCACGAGCAATATTCTCGTGACAATGGGTGATGATTTTCAATATCAGGACGCCGCTATGTGGTTTGTGAACTTGGAAAAGTTAATTGA ACATGCCAATCTAAAAGCGGCTAAAGAAGGTCAGAACGTGACCTTGTTCTACTCGACACCGGATTGTTATCTCAAAGCTGTAAAGGACGCCAA tccaaCTTTGCCGACGAAGCAGGACGATTTCTTTCCGTATGCGAGCGATCCTAACGCGTTCTGGACGGGTTATTTCACATCGAGACCCACAACTAAATATTTCGAGAGGGAGGGCAATAATTATTTgcag gTGGCAAAACAACTCCTAGTGTTGGCCAATTTGGAGGAACACAACATGTTTGTGCTGGACGAATTGAAAAGTGCTATGG gcGTCATGCAGCATCATGACGCGGTGACAGGAACTGAGAAACAGCATGTAACGCATGATTACGAGAGACTTTTGGATCAGGCTATTGAGGACTCATTGCTCATACCAAGACATGCTATCAA taAAATAACACAAGGCGACGCCCCGTCTCCGCCCGTACTGAACATGGACCGGTGTAAATACAACGAGTCTAGTTGTATAACGTCCGAACGCGCCGACAATTTGGTG gtaacTATATATAACCCGCTAGCTTGGGAGGTCACTGAACCCATCAGGATACCAGTGGTCACGCGAAATAGTCAGACCTATGAGGTGTATGACCCTAATG gtaaaataattcaaagcCAATTACTGCCCATCGCTAATGCAGTCATAAACATACCGACACGAAAAAGCACAGCTAACAATGAAGTCCTAATCATGCCGACTTTACCGCCATTAGGATACAGATcttattatctaaaaaaaaccAATTCAAGATCAAAACGAAACACTAAAAagtcaaaagaaataaattattacaacatGAACGACTATTGGAAGAGTATTCACGAAGAAAATgtgattgatataaaaaatattgatgattcCGATGTTTTGATAGTGAAAGGTGATATACCCGACGCTCCAGCTAAAGATTTGGTGAGGAATGTTAATGTGGGTGTCATAGATTTTGGCGTTTTGAAAGACAGAGACAGTGTTAAAGATGTTGAGGAATTCGAGAAGTTAGTTGAAGAGGAATTGGCTCTGAGGAAAGATGTGAAAGAAATGAGCAGAAGAGCTAAAGATGCTGTTTTTCCGAAATTGAATGATGAAGAAATGAGGATGCTTTCTGATGAGCCACAAATTGTTGAGATGGTCTCCGATAGCGTAATGCAGGTTGAG CCCGCTCAAATATCGGTCGGCGATTCTGGTATGACATATCAGGAGAAAGATACAACAGTTGCCATTGGCTATTATTACTATCCAGGTTGTGTTGGTGATAATCGTGGAGCCAACAGGTCTTCTGGTGCTTACATCTTCAGACCCAACGCTACGGAACCTGTAAAAGTCAATATTAAACTAGATGGGTACATAAGCGGCCCTATAGTAAGAGAAACGCGAGTAAGCGGCGACAATTTCGCTAGCACGCTAAGATCATACGACAATTACTTCGAAATGGACACTGTGGTCGGCCCTATAGATGTCAACGATGATACAGGCAAAGAATATGTAGTTAAATATAcgacaaatattattaataacggCGAGTTTTACACAGATTCAAACGCTAGACAGTTGTTGAAGAGAAAATTGAATCAGAGACCGCAATGGAACGTGTCACTGGAAGAGCCGATAGCTGGCAATTATTATCCGGTCACTAATTTCATTTCTATAAGTGATGATGGTAAAAAATTCGCTATAGTTACTGATAGATCGGAAGGTGGCACGTCTTTGTCTGAAGGTGAAATTGAATTAATGTTACACAGACGATTGTTACATGATGACGCTTTTGGCGTCGACGAAGCGCTGAATGAAACTGCTAACGGTGTAGGTCTGGTCACAAGAATAACTCATAGAGGTTTGATAAACAGGAATGCTCATGATGTGAGAAAGGTTGCGTTGCAAATGAGTTTACATCCCAGAGTTTTTGTATCTGATCCCAAAATGAGCATGAAGAATTggttgaatttaaaaaatgaatacagttggttgaataataaattgccTGATGGTCTCCATTTGTTGACTTTGGAACCGTGGCGTGAAGATCTTCTGTTAAGATTTGAAAATATCAACGAAGTTGAATCTTCATTGAATGTGGATTTggataaattgtttaaaaatatcaaagtcAAGTCTTTGGAAGAGACGACTTTAGCGGCGAATAGATTGTtgaaagattataaaaaatgggAATGGAAGACAGAGAACAGATTTTCGAGGAGTTTCAATGAGAATTATGgtaatttcaaaaacaaaatattatccGAAGATGCTGATTTGAAGAATGAAGATGACGggcttaaaattaatttgaaatcgAAGCAGATTAGgacttttattgttaaatatgaTTATGtgtga
- the LOC106137548 gene encoding partner of xrn-2 protein 1: MKTSVEIESLRTEHESDEQWEVRKNFMMEHKDNFAEEELVTLAQLFTNIEFLGCRYPPQTMKRIAQMSEKVSAKYRESRKNKLKRTFVQASDAAEQKAKRSFK, encoded by the exons ATGAAAACCTCCGTAGAAATAGAATCTTTACGGACGGAACACGAGTCCGATGAACAGTGGGAAGTGCGAAAGAATTTTATGATGGAGCATAAAGACAACTTTGCTGAAGAGGAATTAGTAACTTTGGCACAATTGTTTACCAATATCGAATTCTTGGGATGCAG GTACCCTCCGCAGACCATGAAGAGGATAGCTCAGATGTCAGAGAAGGTTTCGGCGAAATATCGGGAGAGCAGGAAGAACAAATTGAAGAGGACTTTTGTTCAGGCCAGCGACGCAGCGGAGCAGAAAGCAAAGAGGtctttcaaataa